Proteins from a single region of Scleropages formosus chromosome 22, fSclFor1.1, whole genome shotgun sequence:
- the rpl29 gene encoding large ribosomal subunit protein eL29 produces the protein MAKSKNHTTHNQSRKAHRNGIKKPRTHRYESLKGVDPKFLRNMRFAKKHNKKGLKKVRAAAAAAAAAAAAATTAAEAPK, from the exons ATGGCCAAGTCGAAGAACCACACCACCCATAACCAGT CTCGCAAGGCTCACAGAAATGGCATCAAGAAGCCAAGGACTCACCGATACGAGTCTCTAAAAGGG GTTGACCCCAAATTCTTGAGGAACATGAGGTTTGCCAAGAAACACAACAAGAAAGGACTGAAGAAGGTGAgggcggcagcggcggcagcagcggcggcggcggcagcagcaacaacagcagcagaggcTCCCAAATAG
- the LOC108929811 gene encoding troponin C, slow skeletal and cardiac muscles isoform X1 translates to MRMLGQNPTPEELQEMIDEVDEDGSGTVDFDEFLVMMVRCMKDDSKGKSEEELAELFRMFDKNADGYIDLEELKIMLEATGEAITEDDIEELMKDGDRNNDGKIDYDGEDEPFRMFSFPDHVFQQTVTQVHLDRILLLSRVLGVHERGGVKSRAEGPNVTFSDFYKNPFAALYPTPARLPSPHEFSAPLCLVTGV, encoded by the exons ATGAGGATGCTGGGACAGAACCCGACGCccgaggagctgcaggagatgATTGACGAGGTGGATGAAGATG GAAGCGGCACAGTGGACTTTGACGAGTTCCTGGTCATGATGGTGAGGTGCATGAAGGACGACAGCAAAGGGAAGTCCGAGGAGGAGCTGGCCGAACTCTTCAGGATGTTCGACAA GAACGCGGACGGTTACATCGACCTGGAGGAGCTGAAGATCATGCTTGAAGCGACCGGCGAGGCCATCACCGAAGATGACATCGAAGAGCTCATGAAGGACGGGGACAGGAATAATGACGGGAAGATCGATTATGACGGTGAGGATGAGCCTTTTCgcatgttttcttttccagatCATGTGTTTCAGCAGACTGTAACCCAGGTACATTTGGACCGCATCCTTCTTCTCTCCAGAGTTCTTGGAGTTCATGAAAGGGGTGGAGTGAAGAGTAGAGCTGAAGGACCGAATGTGACTTTTTCAGACTTTTATAAAAACCCTTTCGCTGCACTGTATCCGACCCCCGCCAGACTTCCCTCGCCCCATGAGTTCTCCGCTCCCCTCTGTCTAGTCACAGGTGTGTGA
- the LOC108929811 gene encoding troponin C, slow skeletal and cardiac muscles isoform X2 → MDDIYKAAVEQLTDEQKNEFRAAFDIFVQDAADGCISTKELGKVMRMLGQNPTPEELQEMIDEVDEDGSGTVDFDEFLVMMVRCMKDDSKGKSEEELAELFRMFDKNADGYIDLEELKIMLEATGEAITEDDIEELMKDGDRNNDGKIDYDEFLEFMKGVE, encoded by the exons GTCGAGCAGCTGACCGACGAACAGAAAAATG AGTTCCGGGCTGCGTTTGACATCTTCGTCCAGGACGCAGCAGACGGCTGCATCAGCACCAAGGAGCTGGGCAAGGTGATGAGGATGCTGGGACAGAACCCGACGCccgaggagctgcaggagatgATTGACGAGGTGGATGAAGATG GAAGCGGCACAGTGGACTTTGACGAGTTCCTGGTCATGATGGTGAGGTGCATGAAGGACGACAGCAAAGGGAAGTCCGAGGAGGAGCTGGCCGAACTCTTCAGGATGTTCGACAA GAACGCGGACGGTTACATCGACCTGGAGGAGCTGAAGATCATGCTTGAAGCGACCGGCGAGGCCATCACCGAAGATGACATCGAAGAGCTCATGAAGGACGGGGACAGGAATAATGACGGGAAGATCGATTATGACG AGTTCTTGGAGTTCATGAAAGGGGTGGAGTGA